The DNA sequence TGGAAGGAATGAAGAGAGGGGGTGGGAGGGGGTGGATGATGGTGGGGCAAAGTAGCCAAAGAAATAAACACGCACAAAACGAACATGAAACCACCTAtatgtttctttttgtaaGGCCCAACCTGAATGGTTAACTCGTTTTGCAGCATATCGTAGAGATCTTTAATTATGTCTAATCTACGGAGAGAGAGGTGCCAAGGAATGAAAGTGTGAAATTTTGTTATGACGTGCGGACTACACCATGTGCTCATCCAAAGGGAGTTCCCTCTGCACCGCCACGACGACTCTCCAATTGGGAAAAGATCCCCTTACCTATGATTCAAAATTTCGACCCTTTTGGAGATATCCAGATATTTTCTAAAGTGCTCGTACGTTTCGGTAAAGTCGTCGTGGTCCCAAAATATTTCTTACggaggaataaaaataaaaatattcattttgtttacttCGATTTATGGCTATTTCGCAAGCAGGAAAAACGTGTGCGTGTAGATACACATGTGTGAGGAATCACTTGGTTCATTTAAATGATCCGTCGAAagcgctttctttttttggctttcccttttttggtgcaGCCTCTCTCCCTGTGGGTGCACGCTAAGGGGAAGTGATCCTCACCTGGGGTATCTAACATATCCGTGttcatattaatataaaatctGTTAACAAACAGTTCTCCGATTTTCTTGCTTATGTCATTCTTCTTTAGTTGAATTTTTCCGGTCCTCGCGAGGCATTCTATAAAAATCCCCAGGTTGAAAATTTGCAGCGCTGTGTGCATTACTCACAGGAGAGGTGCGCACAAATGTATGTACCGTTTGGGAGGGGCCCACCAACATGATGTGACAAAACGGTGGGACATACGAACCGAATTGGTGATCGCGCTTCTCAGCTGACAGTTACCTGGGATGCTCTTTGTCTTATCGATGGTATCGTCTACCACCTTTTCGAAGTAGGACAGTTTTACGCTCTGTTGGGAGGTTAGCGGTACGTGGCAAGCCATTAGGATCGGGGGTGTCAACGTTTGGGAAGCTCTACAACTGCGCAACTGCTAAACTGTGCAACTGCTAAACTGTGTGCGCAATCTCAAAGCACACTCCTGAAGGCGTAGCACCCTGGCGGCGCGCCGCTTAACCTGTGAAAAGGCATACGAATAACTTAACTTCTCAAATATGTCGTtggtgtaaatatatataatgtcattctttattttgaagGAACACCTCTCCACATTCTTGGCACTTTGGTTGTCGTTCGAATCATCTGCTTTGTTCATGATGTA is a window from the Plasmodium cynomolgi strain B DNA, scaffold: 0095, whole genome shotgun sequence genome containing:
- a CDS encoding hypothetical protein (putative), producing MSCIVLGLQTKNIEPTGIIIACCIGTDFRFSTFIKDFKTHNINNDFIKIKKVYSEVIFCSAFAQKKTFFLFRFGCIVLWDFSIKEKEILFINLKDYLSEAYTENDNELDSMFYIMNKADDSNDNQSAKNVERCSFKIKNDIIYIYTNDIFEKLSYSYAFSQSVKLSYFEKVVDDTIDKTKSIPALQIFNLGIFIECLARTGKIQLKKNDISKKIGELFVNRFYINMNTDMLDTPEIFWDHDDFTETYEHFRKYLDISKRVEILNHRLDIIKDLYDMLQNELTIQHGYKLEWIVIYLICIEVIIDIVWTIIIKGVFKWG